The Procambarus clarkii isolate CNS0578487 chromosome 66, FALCON_Pclarkii_2.0, whole genome shotgun sequence genome has a window encoding:
- the LOC138355254 gene encoding uncharacterized protein, with protein MLGNKIGIFHVKGASVAVAIWVILEVWCSLLGEVEDDLQGQVMGQGHLERLASFSWAMKEAIPGLPGRTEAVKTSAWWKPQVWGLDDHLLGLMRPKLCLRRLGGSLPLLGGFFSSPDKDGLRDWSPWTRVPILGTLPRLLMTINRVNYLRRLLLGLTHWTANCSLLMVVVVVLGWLYTTCRDEITTPGVVSAEPLVISEDDSVISEDDSVISEDDSVISEDDNVISEDDSVVSEDDSVVSEDDSVVSEDDSVVSEDDSVVSEDDSVVSEDDSVVSEDDSVVSEDDSVVSEDDSVVSEDDSVVSEDDSVVSEDDSVVSEDDSVVSEDDSVVSEDDSVVSEDDSVVSEDDSVVSEDDSVVSEDDSVVSEEDSVVSEDDSVVSEDDSVVSEDDSVVSEDDSPELIAISEDDSPELIAISEDDSPELIAISEDDSPELIAISEDDSPELIAISEDDSPELIAISEDDSPELIAISEDDSPELIAISEDDSPELIAISEDDSPELIAISEDDSPELIAISEDDSPELIAISEDDSPELIAISEDDSPELIAISEDDSPELIAISEDDSPELIAISEDDSPELIAISEDDSPELIAISEDDSPELIAISEDDSPELIAISEDDSPELIAISEDDSPELIAIGEDDSPELIAIGEDDSPELIAIGEDDSPELIAIGEDDSPELIAIGEDDSPELIAIGEDDSPELIAIGEDDSPELIAIGEDDSPELIAIGEDDSPELIAIGEDDSPELIAIGEDDSPELIAIGEDDSPELIAIGEDDSPELIAIGEDDSPELIAIGEDDSPELIAISEDDSPELIAISEDDSPELIAISEDDSPELIAISEDDSPELIAISEDDSPELIAISEDDSPELIAISEDDSPELIAISEDDSPELIAISEDDSPELIAISEDDSPELIAISGDDSPEPAVPRDDDSPEPAVPRDDDSPEPAVPRDDDSPEPAVPRDDDSAGLAVTHDDDSAGPAVTRDDDSAGPAVTHDDSAGPAVTHDDDRDGPAVTHMDVSTGPLVVPDDGASRDVVCSSWELPWRVTSLDLRHTNDCRVSELVVEMRHKTLDLEVCSEISFNFKPSTPQHFRDLDAVVALVSNKEQFCSYLTDTYGLNDLNVKSLTADQIVSWLSEAVVALLLSVIGPPAVHDDVPTEPPAVHDDVPTEPPAVHDDVPTEPPAVHDDVPTEPPAVHDDVPTEPPAVHDDVPTEPPAVLDDVPTEPPAVHDDVPTEPPAVHDDVPTEPPAVHDDVPTEPPAVHDDVPTEPPAVHDDVPTEPPAVHDDVPTEPPAVHDDVPTEPPAVHDDDPTEPPAVLDDVPTEPPAVLDDVPTEPPAVHDDVPH; from the coding sequence ATGTTAGGCAATAAAATTGGTATATTTCATGTCAAGGGAGCGAGCGTGGCAGTGGCCATCTGGGTGATCTTGGAGGTGTGGTGTAGCCTCCTGGGGGAGGTGGAGGACGACCTCCAGGGCCAAGTGATGGGTCAGGGCCACCTTGAGAGACTGGCATCCTTCAGCTGGGCCATGAAGGAGGCCATCCCCGGCCTCCCCGGGCGGACGGAGGCTGTCAAGACCTCTGCCTGGTGGAAGCCGCAGGTGTGGGGCTTGGAcgaccacctcctggggctcatgCGGCCCAAGCTGTGCTTGAGGCGGCTGGGGGGGTCCTTGCCCCTGCTGGGGGGGTTCTTCTCCAGCCCCGACAAGGACGGTCTCAGGGACTGGAGTCCCTGGACCAGGGTACCAATCCTAGGGACTCTACCTCGGCTGCTGATGACCATCAACAGGGTTAACTACCTCAGACGCCTCCTGCTGGGGTTAACCCACTGGACCGCAAACTGCTCCCTGCTGatggtcgtcgtcgtcgtcctcgGCTGGTTGTACACGACGTGCAGGGACGAGATCACCACACCAGGTGTCGTCAGTGCTGAGCCCCTTGTCATCAGCGAGGACGACAGTGTCATCAGCGAGGACGACAGTGTCATCAGCGAGGACGACAGTGTCATCAGCGAGGACGACAATGTCATCAGCGAGGACGACAGTGTCGTCAGCGAGGACGACAGTGTCGTCAGCGAGGACGACAGTGTCGTCAGCGAGGACGACAGTGTCGTCAGCGAGGACGACAGTGTCGTCAGCGAGGACGACAGTGTCGTCAGCGAGGACGACAGTGTCGTCAGCGAGGACGACAGTGTCGTCAGCGAGGACGACAGTGTCGTCAGCGAGGACGACAGTGTCGTCAGCGAGGACGACAGTGTCGTCAGCGAGGACGACAGTGTCGTCAGCGAGGACGACAGTGTCGTCAGCGAGGACGACAGTGTCGTCAGCGAGGACGACAGTGTCGTCAGCGAGGACGACAGTGTCGTCAGCGAGGACGACAGTGTCGTCAGCGAGGACGACAGTGTCGTCAGCGAGGACGACAGTGTCGTCAGCGAGGACGACAGTGTCGTCAGCGAGGAAGACAGTGTCGTCAGCGAGGACGACAGTGTCGTCAGCGAGGACGACAGTGTCGTCAGCGAGGACGACAGTGTCGTTAGCGAGGACGACAGTCCTGAGCTCATTGCCATCAGCGAGGACGACAGTCCTGAGCTCATTGCCATCAGCGAGGACGACAGTCCTGAGCTCATTGCCATCAGCGAGGACGACAGTCCTGAGCTCATTGCCATCAGCGAGGACGACAGTCCTGAGCTCATTGCCATCAGCGAGGACGACAGTCCTGAGCTCATTGCCATCAGCGAGGACGACAGTCCTGAGCTCATTGCCATCAGCGAGGACGACAGTCCTGAGCTCATTGCCATCAGCGAGGACGACAGTCCTGAGCTCATTGCCATCAGCGAGGACGACAGTCCTGAGCTCATTGCCATCAGCGAGGACGACAGTCCTGAGCTCATTGCCATCAGCGAGGACGACAGTCCTGAGCTCATTGCCATCAGCGAGGACGACAGTCCTGAGCTCATTGCCATCAGCGAGGACGACAGTCCTGAGCTCATTGCCATCAGCGAGGACGACAGTCCTGAGCTCATTGCCATCAGCGAGGACGACAGTCCTGAGCTCATTGCCATCAGCGAGGACGACAGTCCTGAGCTCATTGCCATCAGCGAGGACGACAGTCCTGAGCTCATTGCCATCAGCGAGGACGACAGTCCTGAGCTCATTGCCATCAGCGAGGACGACAGTCCTGAGCTCATTGCCATCAGCGAGGACGACAGTCCTGAGCTCATTGCCATCAGCGAGGACGACAGTCCTGAGCTCATTGCCATCGGCGAGGACGACAGTCCTGAGCTCATTGCCATCGGCGAGGACGACAGTCCTGAGCTCATTGCCATCGGCGAGGACGACAGTCCTGAGCTCATTGCCATCGGCGAGGACGACAGTCCTGAGCTCATTGCCATCGGCGAGGACGACAGTCCTGAGCTCATTGCCATCGGCGAGGACGACAGTCCTGAGCTCATTGCCATCGGCGAGGACGACAGTCCTGAGCTCATTGCCATCGGCGAGGACGACAGTCCTGAGCTCATTGCCATCGGCGAGGACGACAGTCCTGAGCTCATTGCCATCGGCGAGGACGACAGTCCTGAGCTCATTGCCATCGGCGAGGACGACAGTCCTGAGCTCATTGCCATCGGCGAGGACGACAGTCCTGAGCTCATTGCCATCGGCGAGGACGACAGTCCTGAGCTCATTGCCATCGGCGAGGACGACAGTCCTGAGCTCATTGCCATCGGCGAGGACGACAGTCCTGAGCTCATTGCCATCAGCGAGGACGACAGTCCTGAGCTCATTGCCATCAGCGAGGACGACAGTCCTGAGCTCATTGCCATCAGCGAGGACGACAGTCCTGAGCTCATTGCCATCAGCGAGGACGACAGTCCTGAGCTCATTGCCATCAGCGAGGACGACAGTCCTGAGCTCATTGCCATCAGCGAGGACGACAGTCCTGAGCTCATTGCCATCAGCGAGGACGACAGTCCTGAGCTCATTGCCATCAGCGAGGACGACAGTCCTGAGCTCATTGCCATCAGCGAGGACGACAGTCCTGAGCTCATTGCCATCAGCGAGGACGACAGTCCTGAGCTCATTGCCATCAGCGGGGACGACAGTCCTGAGCCCGCTGTCCCCCGCGACGACGACAGTCCTGAGCCCGCTGTCCCCCGCGACGACGACAGTCCTGAGCCCGCTGTCCCCCGCGACGACGACAGTCCTGAGCCCGCTGTCCCCCGCGACGACGACAGCGCTGGGCTCGCTGTCACCCACGACGACGACAGTGCTGGGCCCGCTGTCACCCGCGACGACGACAGTGCTGGGCCCGCTGTCACCCACGACGACAGTGCTGGGCCCGCTGTCACCCACGACGACGACCGTGATGGGCCCGCTGTCACCCACATGGACGTCAGTACTGGTCCACTTGTCGTCCCCGACGACGGTGCCTCTCGCGACGTCGTGTGTTCGTCTTGGGAACTACCGTGGCGCGTCACCTCCCTAGACCTTCGACACACGAATGATTGTCGTGTTTCAGAACTGGTCGTGGAGATGCGTCACAAGACGCTGGACCTGGAGGTCTGCAGTGAGATCAGCTTCAACTTCAAGCCTTCAACTCCCCAACACTTCAGAGATCTAGACGCTGTAGTCGCACTCGTTAGCAATAAAGAACAGTTTTGCAGTTATTTGACTGACACGTACGGCTTAAACGACCTTAATGTGAAGAGTTTAACCGCTGACCAAATTGTCAGCTGGTTATCGGAGGCAGTAGTTGCCTTGCTCCTGTCGGTAATTGGCCCACCCGCCGTCCACGACGACGTCCCCACTGAGCCACCCGCCGTCCACGACGACGTCCCCACTGAACCACCCGCCGTCCACGACGACGTCCCCACTGAACCACCCGCCGTCCACGACGACGTCCCCACTGAACCACCCGCCGTCCACGACGACGTCCCCACTGAACCACCCGCCGTCCACGACGACGTCCCCACTGAACCACCCGCCGTCCTCGACGACGTCCCCACTGAACCACCCGCCGTCCACGACGACGTCCCCACTGAACCACCCGCCGTCCACGACGACGTCCCCACTGAACCACCCGCCGTCCACGACGACGTCCCCACTGAACCACCCGCCGTCCACGACGACGTCCCCACTGAACCACCCGCCGTCCACGACGACGTCCCCACTGAACCACCCGCCGTCCACGACGACGTCCCCACTGAACCACCCGCCGTCCACGACGACGTCCCCACTGAACCACCCGCCGTCCACGACGACGACCCCACTGAACCACCCGCCGTCCTCGACGACGTCCCCACTGAACCACCCGCCGTCCTCGATGACGTCCCCACTGAACCACCCGCCGTCCACGACGACGTCCCCCACTGA